One Brassica napus cultivar Da-Ae chromosome A1, Da-Ae, whole genome shotgun sequence genomic region harbors:
- the LOC106371127 gene encoding GATA transcription factor 9-like: MEQQQQQQLTPELFLVAGNSDSFVVDDLLDFSNDNGQPDDGLEPFPDSSTISAGTLADSSNSSSSLYTDGSVFSDDLCVPCEDLAELEWLSNFVEESFSKEDQDKLQLLSGLQKPQTTGLTQTKPEPEPEPELDQIFIPTDTDDSNVSVPAKARSKRPRSAASTWASRLLAGSDESYPKKKQLRVKEHDGSTGELEGEVGERRCLHCATDKTPQWRTGPMGPKTLCNACGVRYKSGRLVPEYRPASSPTFVMTRHSNSHRKVMELRRQKEMRDEHLMSQLRCENLVMDIRSNGEEFLISNNNNNHVAPDFRHF, translated from the exons AtggaacaacaacaacaacaacaacttacCCCGGAGCTCTTCCTCGTCGCCGGTAACTCTGACTCTTTCGTCGTCGACGACCTTCTTGACTTTTCTAACGACAACGGCCAACCTGACGACGGACTTGAACCCTTTCCTGATTCTTCCACCATCTCCGCCGGTACTCTTGCTGATAGCTCCAACTCCTCCTCGTCGCTTTACACCGACGGCAGCGTGTTCTCCGACGACCTTTGTGTTCCG TGTGAGGATTTAGCTGAACTTGAATGGTTATCGAACTTCGTGGAAGAATCATTCTCAAAAGAAGACCAAGACAAGCTTCAGTTACTGTCCGGCTTACAAAAACCTCAAACCACCGGTttaacccaaaccaaaccagaACCGGAACCCGAACCTGAGTTGGATCAAATCTTTATCCCCACCGACACTGACGACTCGAATGTTTCCGTTCCCGCCAAAGCAAGAAGCAAGAGACCACGCTCTGCAGCCTCCACGTGGGCTTCCCGTCTTCTCGCCGGCTCCGACGAGTCCTACCCGAAGAAGAAACAGCTCAGAGTTAAAGAACACGACGGCAGCACCGGAGAACTCGAAGGCGAAGTTGGAGAGAGACGGTGTCTGCACTGCGCGACGGATAAGACGCCGCAGTGGCGGACGGGGCCGATGGGACCTAAGACGCTGTGCAACGCGTGCGGAGTACGGTACAAGTCAGGAAGGCTCGTGCCGGAGTACAGGCCTGCTTCGAGCCCGACGTTCGTGATGACGAGGCACTCGAACTCTCACCGGAAAGTGATGGAGCTGCGGCGACAGAAGGAGATGAGAGACGAGCATTTGATGAGTCAGCTTCGGTGTGAGAATCTCGTGATGGATATCAGATCCAACGGTGAAGAGTTCTTAatcagtaataataataataaccacGTGGCTCCTGACTTTAGGCACTTTTAA